TGTCCGGCGCCCTCAAGGAGCGGGGTCACACGGTGAAGCTGGCCGACTTGAGGATGCTGATGGGCTGGGAGGAGTATGAAAAGCTCGTAGAGCGCGTGTCCCCGGATTTCGTGGGGATCTCCGTCCACTCCGTGGAGTTCGGGTACGCCACCGAGGCGGCGCGGCGCGCGAAAAGGATCGTTCCCCGCGCGAAGACCGTCGTCGGCGGCGTCCACCCGACGATGTTCCCCGAGGAATGCCTGGAGCGGGAAGAGTTCGACTATGTCCTGAAAGGGGAAGGGGAGGTTTCGCTCCCGCTCCTGGTGGAGAAACCGTCCCGGTTCCCCCGCGAATTCTGGGGGGAGACGCCCGACCTCGACCGGGTCCCGTTCCCCGACAGGGAGCTGTGGCCGGACTTCAACGTACGCATGCAGTGCGAGCCGTTCGGCATCCGGGGGTACCGGTTTCCGACGCCCATGGCGGAGATGATCAGCACGAGGGGATGCCCGTACCAATGCACGTTCTGCTGCGGCCCGGGGGAGCACCAGGTGTACACGAAGCCCGCGCCAGACGGAAGCCGGAAGCCGTTCATCCGGGGGCGCAGCGTGGAGAGCGTCATTTCGGAGCTGGAGACGCTGATGGAGAAGTACGGCGTCCGCTCCGTGATGTTCCACGACGACCAGTTCATCCTGAATTCCGGATGGGTCGAGCGGTTCACGGAGACGCTGCGCGCCCGCGGGATCGTCGAGAAGGGGCTGAAGTGGGTGACGTCGAGCCGGGCGGACATCGTCTGCCGGAACGAGCGGCTGATCGGGAAGATGGCCGCCTCCGGGCTCGAGCTCCTGATCATCGGCTTCGAGTCGTTCAGTCCGCGGATATTGAAGTGGTTCCGGAAGGGGGTCACCGCCGAGGAGAATTTCCGCGCGGCGGAGATCTGCCGGAAGCACGGCGTGAAAGTGTGGGCCAACTACATCCTGGGCATCCCCACGGACACGGGATGGCACATGGAGGACGACCTGGCCACGGTCGAGGGCGTCATTCGGGTCAAGCCGGTCCATTATTCCCCCGCCCTGTACACTCCCGTGCCCGGAAGCGTGCTCTACCCGTTCTATCGGGACAACGGCCTCATCCTGGGGGAGGAGTCGCGCGGGAACCTGAACGACCGGGGAGCGATGGCCCCCAAGGTCAAAGGTGTCGATTACGAATTCCTCAAAGCGATCATGATGGACGACTCGGCGTTTGTGTGAGCCGGGATGAGAGAAGCGGAGGAGCGGATGAGCCTGCTCGAACCGATGGAAAGCCGGGACGGGGACCGGTTGCAGGAGATGCAATGGGCCCTCGAATGCGCCGGCCGGATTCTGAAGGAGAAGAAGGCCGTCTCGGACCGGCAGATGGGGCTGGTCGCGGCCGCCGAGAAGCGGATCGACCGGCTCGAGCGGCGGCTGGCCGGGGCGGAAGGGGCGTTGCAGCGGATCCTCAAGGGACAGTGTTTCATCGACCGGATGCCCGCCGATTCGCGCCCCGCGACGATTTCCTGCGGGATCACGGTGATCGTCCCGGTGAAGAACGGCGGGAAGGCCTTCGCGGAGCAGCTCGGGAAGATCCGGTCGCAGAGGAAGGTCGGGGAGGTCGAGATCCTCGTCCTCGACTCGGAATCGACGGACGACTCGGCCTCCGTCGCCGAATCGTTCGGCTGCCGGGTGGTGCGCATCCCCCAGAAGGAGTTCAACCACGGCGCGACCCGTCATAAGGGAGCTGGCCTGGCCCGGGGGGAATATCTCGTGTTCACCGTGCAGGACGCGGTCCCGGCGAGCAGCTACTGGCTCTACGGCATGGTGAGCCCGTTCTTCTCGGTGCCGGACCTCGGGGCCGTGTCCTCGGTGCAGCTCGTCCGCCCCGAGGCGGACCTGTACAGTCTTTGGACGAACCATGAAACGAACGCGATGATCGGGGCGGAAGGGGACACCGTCTACGGGCTTCTCCCCTCGTTCGATTTTCAGGACTGGGAGCTCCTGGACCCCGCGATGAAGCGCAGGCTGTCGTTCGTGGACAACGTCTCCTCCTGCATTCCGAAGAGCGTGTATGGCGAGGTGCCGTTCCGCCCCCTGATCAACGCGGAGGACATCGACCTCGGCATCCGGATGATCGGGAAGGGGAAGAAGCTCGGGTTTCTGATGTCGGCGGGCGTCTTCCACTGGCACGAGCGCGGCCCCGAATACGTCCTGAAGCGCCATTACATCGGCACGAAGGCGAACCTCTACACCCTGAAGAACTCCCTGCCCCGCTTCTTCGAGATGCAGGACATCGACTGGCGGACTTTCGTCGCTTACGTCTCCGATCTTCTCGACCTTGCGGCGGTCTCGCTGCCGGTACCGGAAGAAGTCGACCCCCGGCCGGTGAACGCGGCGATGGCGTTCGTGTCCTCCTTCCGTCGGCATTTCGACGCGTCCCCGGGCGAGATGTCGGATGCGCTCGGGAAAAACGGGGCGGCCGCCGTCGACCGGCTCGGGGACATCTGCCCGTCGATCCTGGACGGCGTGGAGTTGCCCTCCGGGGAGCGGCACCGGTTCCGCAGGAACTTCCTCGTTCCCCATTTTTTGAGGGGCGTCGGGAAATTCGCCGAGTACCTCGCCGGCAGGCAGTCTTCCTGGGCCGGCAGGGAGAAGGAGTTCCCGGACTGCATCCGGAAGATCCTTGCGTCGGTGGTCGGGGAGGCGGCGGGAGTCTTCTACCTCGAGGCGGAGACGCAGGGACGGCTCACGGAAGACCTCGAAAGGATGGACCGCCTGCTTGCCAAGGGCATCTGCCGGTTCTGACGCGATGAACCTGGTCCGGACCCGACAGGGGAACTATTCCCTGCGCGCCGCCGGTTCCGACGGCCGGGAGAAGACCTTCCACAGCATGTACGATCCAGTGGGAGAAGCCTCGGCGATGGTCGACTCCTTCCCCTTCGGCGGCGACGGGATGATCGTCGTGCTGGGTCTGGGGCTGGGCTACCATGTGGACGAGCTTCAGAGGCGATACCCGCATGCCTCGCTGGCGGTCGTCGAAGCGTCGCGGGAGATCCTCGATCTCTGCCGGGAGCACGGAACGGGGACCGAACCGTGCGAATCGGTACGGTTCGTCGTGGGAAAGACCCCGGCCGAGGCGGTGGCGGAGATCTCGCGGCTCCACCTCGAACGGGGGCTGCCCCCGCTTGCGGTCTTCCCCCTCGTGTCCGAGACGACGTCGTTCCCCGAATATTACGGCCCGATCCGCGACGCGCTCGAGCGGACGGTCTCGTTCCGGCTCTGGGACCGGCTGCGGTATCCGAAATTCCGGGCCGACCGGGCGACGGTCGCGCTGTTCGACTTCGGCTACTTCCTGACCGAGGAGATCGCGCGCGCGCTCGAGGCGCTCGGGCACGCGGTCGTGCGGGTTCGTGGCAGGAAGGACGAGACGTGCGGCCGCATCTTGGGCCGCGCCGTCGAGGCCATCGCCTCCGACCGTCCCGACTTCTTCCTGACCGTGAACCACTTCGGGTTCGACGAAGAAGGCGCGCTCGCGGATCTGTTCCGGTCGATCGAGATGCCGGCCGCGGTCTGGTATGTGGACAGCCCGGACCTCGTCGTGCGGGCCTTCCCGAAGAACGCCTCCCCGTTCTGCTGCGTCTTCGTCTGGGACGAAAGCTACGTGAAGTCGCTGAAGGCCGTCGGCTTCGAGCATGTCGCGTATCTCCCGCTGGCCGCGGACGAGACGGTCTTCCGCCCCGGGAACCTGTCTCCCGCGGAAAAA
The sequence above is a segment of the Thermodesulfobacteriota bacterium genome. Coding sequences within it:
- a CDS encoding radical SAM protein, translating into MATVLLVNPALAYSEWNADLRKPSPDSVFIRLGLASLSGALKERGHTVKLADLRMLMGWEEYEKLVERVSPDFVGISVHSVEFGYATEAARRAKRIVPRAKTVVGGVHPTMFPEECLEREEFDYVLKGEGEVSLPLLVEKPSRFPREFWGETPDLDRVPFPDRELWPDFNVRMQCEPFGIRGYRFPTPMAEMISTRGCPYQCTFCCGPGEHQVYTKPAPDGSRKPFIRGRSVESVISELETLMEKYGVRSVMFHDDQFILNSGWVERFTETLRARGIVEKGLKWVTSSRADIVCRNERLIGKMAASGLELLIIGFESFSPRILKWFRKGVTAEENFRAAEICRKHGVKVWANYILGIPTDTGWHMEDDLATVEGVIRVKPVHYSPALYTPVPGSVLYPFYRDNGLILGEESRGNLNDRGAMAPKVKGVDYEFLKAIMMDDSAFV
- a CDS encoding glycosyltransferase family 2 protein — protein: MSLLEPMESRDGDRLQEMQWALECAGRILKEKKAVSDRQMGLVAAAEKRIDRLERRLAGAEGALQRILKGQCFIDRMPADSRPATISCGITVIVPVKNGGKAFAEQLGKIRSQRKVGEVEILVLDSESTDDSASVAESFGCRVVRIPQKEFNHGATRHKGAGLARGEYLVFTVQDAVPASSYWLYGMVSPFFSVPDLGAVSSVQLVRPEADLYSLWTNHETNAMIGAEGDTVYGLLPSFDFQDWELLDPAMKRRLSFVDNVSSCIPKSVYGEVPFRPLINAEDIDLGIRMIGKGKKLGFLMSAGVFHWHERGPEYVLKRHYIGTKANLYTLKNSLPRFFEMQDIDWRTFVAYVSDLLDLAAVSLPVPEEVDPRPVNAAMAFVSSFRRHFDASPGEMSDALGKNGAAAVDRLGDICPSILDGVELPSGERHRFRRNFLVPHFLRGVGKFAEYLAGRQSSWAGREKEFPDCIRKILASVVGEAAGVFYLEAETQGRLTEDLERMDRLLAKGICRF
- a CDS encoding DUF3880 domain-containing protein, producing the protein MPRASAGSDAMNLVRTRQGNYSLRAAGSDGREKTFHSMYDPVGEASAMVDSFPFGGDGMIVVLGLGLGYHVDELQRRYPHASLAVVEASREILDLCREHGTGTEPCESVRFVVGKTPAEAVAEISRLHLERGLPPLAVFPLVSETTSFPEYYGPIRDALERTVSFRLWDRLRYPKFRADRATVALFDFGYFLTEEIARALEALGHAVVRVRGRKDETCGRILGRAVEAIASDRPDFFLTVNHFGFDEEGALADLFRSIEMPAAVWYVDSPDLVVRAFPKNASPFCCVFVWDESYVKSLKAVGFEHVAYLPLAADETVFRPGNLSPAEKRRIGSDVGFVGNSMVTPAREWLLKVSRELRGAVERTAQRLGASRNLPFAEAAEAAMHAGERAAFEALTGKERSDFEAAVLWRATLLYRLSRLRAMEEFRPFVRGDAGWKGLLNGRFRLGPPLNYYRELPAFYNACKVNFNATSVQMGAAVNQRVFDVPACGAFLLTDHQASAEALFDVGG